The genomic window CCAATCTTTCCCTTTCTGGGTTGCAGGAATACCTTTCGTCATCCAAACCGGAGCTTTAGCACCTTTCAGATAATAATCAAAAAATTGTTGTTCACGGATCTGGATATCTTTTCTGTTCTGACGTTTGATAAGATTATGATCATCACCATTATAATTCAGAAGCCATGCAGGTTTTCCAAGGCGTCTCAATGCCGTAAACATTTCAATCCCCTGATACCAAGGCACCGCTCCGTCTTTATCGTTACTCATAATGACTACCGGAGTTTTCACCTGATTAATTGTAAACAATGGTGAATTTTTAATGTACAATTCCGGTGCCTCCCAAAGATTTTTTCCTAATCTGCTCTGTGACTTTTCATATTGAAATTGACGGTTCATTCCTGAAGACCATCGGATTCCTCCGTATGCGGAAGTCATATTAACAACAGGAGCGCCACTCCATGCTGCGGCATACATATCCGTATGTGTAATAAGATAGGCTACCTGATAACCACCCCAGCTTTGACCTTGAATTCCTATTTTAAATCCATCAACCCATGAATTTTCTTTCAGTTTTTCAACTCCGGAATTGATATATTCCATCGCTGATTCTCCGGGAAGACCATCAACGTATGAAATATCAGGTGTAAACACCAAGTACCCATTGCTCACGAAATAAGAAATATTCAGTCTCGAAGGAGTTGGAGCCGGTGCTACATAACGGTTCAGATTGTCTGAAAGCTTTTCATAGAAATATACAATCATTGGGTATTTTTTATTTGTATCGAAATCTTCCGGCTTGTACAGAACTCCCGTAGATGAATTTCCTTTTGGCGTTGTCCAGTTGACCAATTCACTTGTTCCCCAATTATAAGTACTTTGTTGTGGATTGGTATTGCTTAATTTTTGTTGTTCAGAGAAATCTGATGTAGCAAAAATATTGGGAGAATCTGTGTATGATTCTTTTACCAGAATATATTCATCCGCATTTTTCGCTTTCTGAAGACTTCGATATCCCCAGACATTTTCCAGTTGAATTTTCACCGGATCAGAATTCGACTGAACAGATGTTTTGAAGATTCCGTTTGCCTTTGATGCATTATCAAATGCTGACAAATAAATGGAAGCTTTACGGTTTATACTTTTAATATCTTTATCTAAATCATAGGTATCAAATGTTATTTTATTCTTGCGTCCGAATCCGTTCGTAATATTTCTTGGCTTTTTTGATCCGTTCAGGAAAAACTCCCAAAGATCATAACGGTCTTTAATAATCACTGACTCATCATTGTCCGTCCAGGATGCAATACCATAAGCACCCGGAAAATCCGGCATATCAAACTCCTCATCCACAAAAGAAACCTGCAATCCGTTATTTAATGGAAGCGTTTGCTTTGTTTTAATATTATAGCTCAGCCAGGCTCCTTTTTCTCTGTCAAAAATCACAACAAACTTTCCAAGTGGTGATATTGAAACCGAACCATCCAAGTTTTTAATAATCTCCGTTCTGCTACCCGTTTTATTATCAATAAGGAAGTACGTTTTCTTTGTTGAACCTTCCCATTGAGAAGAAATACGGTTATTTAGACTTGTCATACCGATGACAAAATCAGCATTCCCATCATTTACCAATCGTAATGTGTCTAAATCTTCTCCATCAATATTTCTGAAGAAATCAGGTTTTTCCGTTTGCATAACTGCAGCATAGGATTTTTTAAGATCATTTTTCAATTCTTTTAGCTGTATTGTTTGCAGATAATCGTCTTTATAATTCCAGATATCCACAACAGCGTGATCATTCGCAATCATGGCAGTATCTTTGGCAACAGGTTTCGGAGCTACTCCAAAATACAATTGTTTGCCGTTCTTACTGAATATCGGGAAACGGTTTTCAGAAATTACCCAATTCTTTTTCATTTGAGTATTCTCGTTGGTTACAATCTCCTTTTTATTCGTGTTAACATTAAAATAATACAACTGATACAATTTCACCAGATCATTTTGTGCAGAAGAAGTTCCTACGAATGCCAATTGATTTCCTTCTTCATCAAAAGACAATTGTGAAAAATCACCTTCCATTTCAGAAATTTTAGTTACCGTTCCTTTTTGGAGATCAACTATCTGCACCGTTTCAAGAGCGTATTTCTTTGGCTTTGATTTGTCATTATCCTTTTTATCCGCAGGTTCTTCATCTCCGGAATTCTTCTCCCCTTTCTTGTCCTTACTTTTTTTCTCTTCCTGCTTTTTAGTTACAAAAGCAAGTTGTTTCCCATTTTTACTGAATTCATAACGAATTACGTTATCATACGTTGTACTTTTTCCATCCGGAAGATTTCGCACAACCAACTGCAACGGCTTTGTATTTTTATCATCATCTTTTTTATCGTCTCCATCCTCTTTATCCGAAGCATCCTCTGATTTATCTTTCATATTTTCTAAAAGATAAGCAACATGAGAACCTCCTTTTTCAGGAATTTTAAATTCTTTTACATTAGGGATTTTTTCTGTTGTGCCACTAGAAAAATTGACAATCGTAAGACTGTCTTTTGTGAGTTTATCTTGTTTAAGTTTTTTATCTTTTACCGCTTTTATATCTTTATACAACGGGCGGATCTGGAAAACAGCAAATTTGGAATCACTCGTAAAATCCAATTTTGTGGCTCTGGCAAACTGCTTTGAAACTCTATTTTTAACCGAATACAGAAAAAGAGTGGAATTTCCTTCCTGAGGATCCACAGCATAGGAAATCCATTTTCCGTCATTGGAGATTTTTCTCGCTCCAATATTTTGCCAGTTATCATAAACCGAATGATCTAAAGGCTTTTTCTGTCCATACATAAAACAATTCATGATGAGCAGAATAAAAACTGTACTTCTCAACTTCATTTTTAAAAACTTTTAAAGTTTAAAAATAAGCTATTTCTTTGACAAAACCCTTGTCGGCACACCTCACTCATTGTAAAAATGTCAAAATGTCACTTTTCATCAAACGGTATTTTTTTTGAGAAAGATTTGGAATAAAAATTAAAACTAAAAATAGTATGACGAAAGGAAATATCAATGTATCCGTGGAAAATATTTTCCCGCTGATCAAAAAATTCTTATACAGTGATCACGAAATCTTTTTAAGAGAATTGATTTCTAACGCAACAGATGCTACTTTAAAATTAAAGCACTTAACAGGCATCGGTGAAGCTCAAGTTGAGTACGGAAATCCAAAGCTTGAAGTTAAAATCGATAAAGAAAATAAAACGCTTCGTATCATCGACCAGGGAATCGGGATGACCGGTGAAGAAGTTGAAAAATACATCAACCAGGTTGCTTTTTCAGGAGCTGAAGAGTTTTTGGAAAAATATAAAGATTCCGCAAAAGATTCAGGAATTATCGGACATTTCGGACTTGGATTTTATTCTGCATTCATGGTTGCTGAAAAAGTTGAAATCTTAACCAAATCTTACAGAGATGAACCTGCAGTTCGTTGGATCTGTGACGGAAGTCCTGAATTTACTTTAGAAGAAACCACCGACAAAACCGACAGAGGAACTGAAATTATTCTTCATATTGCAGAAGATTCCGTAGAATTTTTGGAAGAAGGAAAAATCCGTGAATTGTTGCTGAAATATAACAAATTCATGCCT from Chryseobacterium camelliae includes these protein-coding regions:
- a CDS encoding prolyl oligopeptidase family serine peptidase, yielding MKLRSTVFILLIMNCFMYGQKKPLDHSVYDNWQNIGARKISNDGKWISYAVDPQEGNSTLFLYSVKNRVSKQFARATKLDFTSDSKFAVFQIRPLYKDIKAVKDKKLKQDKLTKDSLTIVNFSSGTTEKIPNVKEFKIPEKGGSHVAYLLENMKDKSEDASDKEDGDDKKDDDKNTKPLQLVVRNLPDGKSTTYDNVIRYEFSKNGKQLAFVTKKQEEKKSKDKKGEKNSGDEEPADKKDNDKSKPKKYALETVQIVDLQKGTVTKISEMEGDFSQLSFDEEGNQLAFVGTSSAQNDLVKLYQLYYFNVNTNKKEIVTNENTQMKKNWVISENRFPIFSKNGKQLYFGVAPKPVAKDTAMIANDHAVVDIWNYKDDYLQTIQLKELKNDLKKSYAAVMQTEKPDFFRNIDGEDLDTLRLVNDGNADFVIGMTSLNNRISSQWEGSTKKTYFLIDNKTGSRTEIIKNLDGSVSISPLGKFVVIFDREKGAWLSYNIKTKQTLPLNNGLQVSFVDEEFDMPDFPGAYGIASWTDNDESVIIKDRYDLWEFFLNGSKKPRNITNGFGRKNKITFDTYDLDKDIKSINRKASIYLSAFDNASKANGIFKTSVQSNSDPVKIQLENVWGYRSLQKAKNADEYILVKESYTDSPNIFATSDFSEQQKLSNTNPQQSTYNWGTSELVNWTTPKGNSSTGVLYKPEDFDTNKKYPMIVYFYEKLSDNLNRYVAPAPTPSRLNISYFVSNGYLVFTPDISYVDGLPGESAMEYINSGVEKLKENSWVDGFKIGIQGQSWGGYQVAYLITHTDMYAAAWSGAPVVNMTSAYGGIRWSSGMNRQFQYEKSQSRLGKNLWEAPELYIKNSPLFTINQVKTPVVIMSNDKDGAVPWYQGIEMFTALRRLGKPAWLLNYNGDDHNLIKRQNRKDIQIREQQFFDYYLKGAKAPVWMTKGIPATQKGKDWGFELTDDKP